From one Plasmodium malariae genome assembly, contig: PmUG01_00_11, whole genome shotgun sequence genomic stretch:
- the PmUG01_00027900 gene encoding Plasmodium exported protein, unknown function, with product MEQCIKFIFFIKISMFILLNWMCHFYCDMISFNKILDEKYNFGKKLDTRIYRLLGNYKNYIYSYVGDLELNIPYSTKKKNEKLLTNDNEKLDKEKKEKLQRSLLYKEQLIKRLMKNKCTMLHKSYNYYEKKIMNGLDDKSFFKKMILINDKDYKKLKCKKYRLRICLLLLLFILVLILPIIDLSYGKFKKTGSLLGVLCSLSGFNGEVPTEGDTLTDFFTYLLFSTCKGSNIIGYKVFGILIYCLPILILGIILIRGIYYYYKNVIKNKQIRFIKAFNEW from the exons ATCCTTTTAAATTGGATGTGTCATTTTTACTGTGATATG atcagttttaataaaattttggaCGAGAAGTATAATTTTggtaaaaaattagatacaCGAATTTATCGATTATtaggaaattataaaaattatatttattcatatgttGGAGATTTAGAATTGAACATACCATAtagcacaaaaaaaaagaacgaaAAATTGCTTACaaatgataatgaaaaattagacaaagaaaaaaaagaaaaattacaaaGAAGCTTATTATATAAGGAACAATTAATTAAGAgacttatgaaaaataaatgcaccATGTTACATAAATCATATAactattatgaaaaaaaaataatgaatggaCTTGATgataaatctttttttaaaaaaatgatattaattaatgataaggattacaaaaaattaaaatgtaaaaaatatagattaaGGATTTgcttacttttattattattcatattggTATTAATTTTACCTATCATAGATTTATCTTAtggtaaatttaaaaaaacggGTAGTTTATTAGGTGTATTATGTAGTTTATCAGGATTTAATGGGGAAGTTCCAACAGAAGGTGATACTCTTACAGacttttttacttatttattgTTCTCAACATGTAAAGGGAGTAATATTATAGGATATAAAGTATTTGGTATCctaatatattgtttaccTATCTTAATACTGGGTATTATACTTATACGaggaatttattattattataaaaatgttataaaaaataaacaaattagaTTCATTAAAGCGTTCAATGAATGGTAA